The Synechococcus sp. CC9605 sequence ACCAACCGGATCCTCCGACCCCTATGCCCTGCGGCGGGCCGGTAACGGTGTGGTGCAGATTCTCTGGGGCATGGCCTGGCGCCTAGACCTCATGGCGTTCCTGAGCAAGGCCGTGGAGGAGTGGGTTGCTCTGTTCCCAGACTTTGCGGTGGACGCCAGCCAACTGCACAACGACCTCTGTCAGCTAATGCGGCAGCGGATCGTGTCTCAACTGGAAGACGACGGGTTTGCGCCTGATCTGGTGCAGGCTGTGGCTGGTGATGCCGTCTCCAGCCAGCGTCTGCTCAGTGATCCTCTGGATGTGAAACAGCGGATTCAACTGTTGCGTGACCTTCGGGACAGTGGTCAGCTGGATGCCGTTCAGGCGGTGGTGCAGCGGGCAGCGAAGCTTGCTGAAAAAGGTGATCTGGCACGGGATCAGCTTGTGGCCAGCGATGTAGTTGAGCCCGAACGGTTCGAGTCCGCCAGTGAGAAGGATCTGTTCGCAGCTCTCGAGCAGCTGCAGCCAATGGCTCAGCAGCGGTCGTATCAGGCCCTTGCCGATGCGCTTGTTGCGGCGACCCCGGCTCTCCAGGCTTTCTTTGATGGAGAGACCAGTGTGATGGTGATGGTCGACGATTCCGCGCTGCGGCTCAATCGCCTCAACCTGTTGGCGGTCCTGCGCAATCAGGCCTCGGTGTTGGCCGAATTTGAATCGATTCAAAAGGCAGAGGCCTAAACCCCAGAACACCATTGACATCAAGGGATCCTGGCTAAGCTAGGGCCTACAAGCTGGGCATACATTGGCGAACTATCTGACCCGAAGGAAGGGCAGAGACGGCTACTACTTCCAGCGCCGGGTACCGCCTGCACTGGTCGAGGCCATTGGCTGTGCCATGTGGAGACGCAAGGCCGGCACCACGCTTGCTGAGGCGAAGAGGAACGCCGCCATCTTCATCACTGAGACAGACCAGCTGATCCAAGCGGCCAAGGGAGCGAGCCAGACCCCAGAGCAGAAGCTTCTGTCTCTACTGCCCAACCGTGAGGAGATCCCAGACGAGATCGATGCTCATGACCTGGTCCATCGGGTAAGCAAGGAGCCCGTCTATTTAGACGACAAGGGGACAGTCAATCCTGAATACGAACGACTGCACCAACTAGCCACGGGCGTGCTGAAGGGCACAGCAAGACAGGTCCACTCAGCTGATGACCTACTTAAACGAGCAACCCTTCTGAAGGATCCAGCACCCGGCACTGTCTTCGAGTGGACCCGCTACATCACCAAGTTGATGGAGCACAGCGGCAGGCAATACATCGAGCAAGTCACCAGGGAAGACGCTCTCTCATGGCGTGCTGATGAGCTGCGTAGGTGCCAAGCATCGACGGTGAAGAACCGGCTACGGCTGCTCAATGGATTGTTTGGTGTTGCTGCTGAAGAGGGGTGGTTACAGTCGAACCCCTTCAGTGATCTGACCAAGCGCATCAAGTCGAAGGCCAAGGTCAAGGGAGTTGTGCTGCTGGACGAATCCGACAACAACTGGGAGAAGCTTCCGCAACTTCACCACCTGCTGTGGCATCTCCTCCGCTGGTCAGGTGCTCACGCTTCAGAGGTGGGTGGCTTGAGGTGGGAGGACATCGACCTGCATGGAGAGGAGGTGATCCACTTCACGAGCCATGAGACAAGGCCACTGAAGAACGCCTTCAGGGTGAGGACCATTCCCATCCACACCAGGCTCCTGCCGATCCTCAAGCAAGAGCACCTTGACGAACG is a genomic window containing:
- a CDS encoding integrase translates to MANYLTRRKGRDGYYFQRRVPPALVEAIGCAMWRRKAGTTLAEAKRNAAIFITETDQLIQAAKGASQTPEQKLLSLLPNREEIPDEIDAHDLVHRVSKEPVYLDDKGTVNPEYERLHQLATGVLKGTARQVHSADDLLKRATLLKDPAPGTVFEWTRYITKLMEHSGRQYIEQVTREDALSWRADELRRCQASTVKNRLRLLNGLFGVAAEEGWLQSNPFSDLTKRIKSKAKVKGVVLLDESDNNWEKLPQLHHLLWHLLRWSGAHASEVGGLRWEDIDLHGEEVIHFTSHETRPLKNAFRVRTIPIHTRLLPILKQEHLDERCEGLIFPWAYNEARGRWCEGLHWQRYLGISPKATRDWAATCLRSKDINEMVIGRLFGHSPKTVTGRYGSVDLSTMRKALEQLT